One genomic segment of Kiritimatiella glycovorans includes these proteins:
- the fusA gene encoding elongation factor G — MARKVPLSKVRNIGIMAHIDAGKTTVTERILYYTGRSHKLGEVHDGAAVMDWMSQEQERGITITSAATTCSWRDHMISIIDTPGHVDFTMEVERSLRVLDGSIALFCAVGGVQPQSEKVWHQSERYSVPKIAFINKMDRIGADFFGVVESIQGELGANAVPVVVPIGSGEDFEGLIDLIKMKAVYYEDKSYGKDFREEDIPEAWLQEARKWRQNLVEKCAEQDEELLEKFLEHDDLSEDDIWGILRRATIAREVVPVYCGSAFKNKGVQRLLDGVVNILPSPEQIPPIICEEDESKRRKVDDEEKFSALAFKIVADKHMGKLTYIRIYSGTLGSGVNVFNSTQDRRQRVGRILRMHANRQEAVEEAHAGDIVAIVGLSDTKTGDTLCTEDDPIHLEAIEFPAPVMSISIKPETSADNEKLGEALHRLSDEDPTFTVSLDPETHETIISGMGELHLEIIVDRLKREFNLAAEIGRPEVAYRETATSPVEGSYKHAKQSGGRGQYGHVVMTVEPIDPGQGFEFVNEITGGRIPSEYIPSVEKGIINAMSTGPFAGYPVVDMRVRLQDGSYHDVDSSEFAFQTAGFHGFRALFLKGNPQLLEPVMSVEITTPEEFMGAVSGSVCQRRGRVESMNESRGGMKVIRGMVPLSEMFGYANSLRSQTQGRASFSMHFEHYEAVPWSIAEEVVKKRREEGKVN; from the coding sequence ATGGCACGGAAGGTACCGCTTTCCAAAGTTCGAAATATTGGAATCATGGCGCACATCGACGCCGGGAAAACCACGGTGACCGAGCGCATCCTCTATTACACGGGACGTTCGCACAAACTGGGCGAAGTCCACGACGGCGCGGCCGTGATGGACTGGATGAGCCAGGAGCAGGAACGCGGCATCACCATCACCTCCGCCGCGACGACGTGTTCCTGGAGGGATCACATGATCTCGATCATCGACACGCCCGGCCACGTGGACTTCACGATGGAGGTCGAGCGCAGCCTCCGCGTGCTGGACGGTTCGATCGCCCTGTTCTGCGCCGTGGGCGGGGTCCAGCCGCAGTCCGAAAAGGTCTGGCACCAGTCGGAGCGGTACAGCGTGCCGAAAATAGCCTTCATCAACAAGATGGACCGCATCGGGGCGGACTTCTTCGGCGTGGTCGAGTCGATCCAGGGGGAACTCGGCGCCAACGCGGTTCCGGTCGTCGTACCCATCGGCAGCGGAGAGGATTTCGAGGGACTGATCGACCTGATCAAAATGAAGGCCGTGTATTACGAGGATAAATCCTACGGCAAGGATTTCCGCGAAGAGGACATCCCGGAAGCATGGCTGCAGGAGGCGCGCAAATGGCGCCAGAACCTCGTCGAGAAATGCGCCGAACAGGACGAGGAGCTGCTCGAGAAGTTCCTCGAGCATGACGATCTCAGCGAAGACGACATCTGGGGCATCCTGCGGCGTGCGACGATCGCCCGTGAGGTCGTGCCCGTGTACTGCGGGTCCGCGTTCAAGAACAAGGGCGTCCAGCGGCTGCTCGACGGGGTCGTCAACATTCTCCCCTCCCCCGAACAGATCCCGCCGATCATCTGCGAAGAGGACGAGAGCAAGCGGCGCAAGGTCGACGACGAGGAGAAGTTCTCCGCCCTGGCGTTCAAAATCGTGGCCGACAAGCACATGGGCAAGCTGACCTATATCCGGATCTATTCCGGCACGCTGGGGTCGGGCGTCAATGTCTTCAACAGCACGCAGGACCGCCGGCAGCGCGTGGGCCGCATCCTCCGCATGCACGCCAACCGGCAGGAGGCGGTCGAGGAGGCCCATGCCGGGGACATCGTTGCGATCGTGGGGCTCTCGGACACCAAGACCGGCGATACGCTGTGCACGGAAGACGATCCGATTCACCTTGAGGCGATCGAATTCCCCGCGCCGGTGATGTCGATCTCGATCAAGCCGGAGACCTCGGCCGACAACGAGAAGCTCGGCGAGGCGCTGCATCGTCTTTCGGACGAGGACCCGACGTTCACGGTGTCGCTCGATCCCGAGACACATGAAACGATCATCTCCGGAATGGGCGAGCTGCACCTCGAAATCATCGTCGACCGCCTGAAACGGGAGTTCAATCTCGCCGCCGAGATCGGCCGCCCCGAGGTGGCCTACCGCGAGACCGCCACCTCCCCGGTGGAAGGCTCGTACAAGCACGCCAAGCAGTCCGGCGGACGCGGGCAGTACGGCCATGTGGTCATGACGGTCGAGCCGATCGACCCCGGCCAGGGATTCGAATTCGTCAACGAAATCACCGGCGGGCGCATCCCTTCCGAGTACATCCCCTCCGTGGAGAAGGGCATCATCAATGCCATGAGCACCGGCCCCTTCGCCGGCTATCCGGTCGTGGACATGCGGGTACGGCTGCAGGACGGATCCTATCACGATGTGGATTCAAGCGAGTTCGCATTCCAGACGGCGGGCTTTCACGGCTTCCGCGCGCTCTTTCTTAAAGGCAACCCGCAGCTCCTCGAGCCGGTGATGTCGGTCGAGATCACCACGCCGGAGGAATTCATGGGTGCGGTCTCGGGTTCGGTCTGCCAGCGTCGCGGAAGGGTCGAGTCCATGAACGAAAGCCGCGGCGGCATGAAGGTCATCCGCGGGATGGTGCCGCTGAGCGAAATGTTCGGCTACGCGAATTCGCTGCGGTCCCAGACTCAGGGGCGCGCGAGTTTCTCGATGCATTTCGAGCACTACGAGGCCGTTCCGTGGTCGATCGCGGAAGAAGTGGTGAAGAAGCGCCGCGAAGAAGGGAAAGTGAACTGA
- a CDS encoding KamA family radical SAM protein — protein sequence MGQMPRYFKSLSSLSPLSLRTITETERRNCECARPPFPRLTPHSASLLDRLGPSHPLRRTLIPAVPERDGAAGERVDPLGEEAHMPLPGLVHTYPEKVLWLATSRCAVYCRYCTRRRRVGKDGDDALEDGPRLRWLKSQTGIRDVLVSGGDPLVLADERLDGLLGSIRAVNHIRTLRVGSKIPAVLPERITPGLCRLLRRHRAWLSLHFVHPDELSPETCGALDRLADAGVPMIAQTVLLRGVNDSAPVLTELFYRLLECRVKPYYLLQCDPAIGTASFRTPVRRGIELIRSLHGRIAGPAIPQFVVDAPGGGGKIPLLSDDPLEPCDGGWTLRNFEGKEFRVSEAGRPDSSDRSD from the coding sequence ATGGGGCAAATGCCGCGCTATTTCAAATCATTATCCTCCCTTTCGCCGCTCAGTCTGCGCACGATCACCGAAACGGAACGGCGGAACTGCGAATGCGCCCGCCCGCCGTTTCCCCGCCTGACCCCGCACAGCGCCTCGCTGCTCGATCGTCTCGGACCCTCGCACCCGCTTCGCAGGACGCTGATCCCGGCCGTTCCGGAACGCGACGGCGCGGCGGGGGAAAGGGTCGATCCGCTCGGAGAGGAGGCGCACATGCCTCTCCCGGGGCTGGTTCATACGTATCCGGAAAAGGTGTTGTGGCTCGCCACCAGCCGCTGCGCCGTGTACTGCCGCTACTGCACGCGCCGGAGGCGCGTCGGAAAGGACGGGGACGATGCGCTGGAGGACGGGCCCCGCCTGCGCTGGCTGAAGTCTCAAACCGGGATCCGGGATGTTCTCGTCTCGGGCGGCGATCCGCTCGTGCTGGCGGATGAGCGGCTCGACGGGCTGCTCGGTTCGATTCGGGCGGTGAACCATATCCGCACCCTGCGTGTCGGCTCGAAAATACCGGCCGTGCTTCCCGAAAGAATTACGCCCGGCCTCTGCCGCCTGCTGCGTCGTCACCGGGCATGGCTCAGCCTGCATTTCGTGCATCCGGACGAGCTGAGTCCGGAAACGTGCGGGGCCCTGGACCGGCTTGCGGACGCCGGGGTGCCGATGATCGCGCAGACCGTGTTGCTGCGGGGGGTCAACGATTCGGCGCCCGTGCTGACGGAACTCTTCTACCGCCTGCTGGAGTGCCGGGTGAAGCCGTACTATCTTCTCCAGTGCGACCCCGCCATCGGAACCGCGTCCTTCCGGACGCCGGTCCGCAGGGGAATCGAACTGATCCGGTCGCTCCACGGGCGCATCGCCGGTCCGGCGATTCCCCAGTTCGTGGTCGATGCCCCCGGAGGCGGCGGCAAGATCCCGCTGCTCTCGGACGATCCGCTCGAACCGTGCGACGGGGGCTGGACGCTGCGGAATTTCGAAGGGAAAGAATTCCGGGTGAGCGAGGCGGGAAGACCGGACTCGTCAGATCGTTCGGACTGA
- a CDS encoding glycogen/starch/alpha-glucan phosphorylase: MSEQESTRTTQTPPEKLKTRTLFHRKYSRGKDGRTATPYDEYWSFAHAVRDLVIDRFVATQQHYLDRDVKRLYYFSMEYLVGRLLKSNLLALDMLGPGREALGQLGLNPEAMFERDTEAGLGNGGLGRLAACYMDSLATLEYPAYGYGLRYEHGIFRQEFQEGWQRERPDDWLSTGYPWEMVRPEYVQPVCVYGRLEDVRDPHGGTFQVWTDWQMFEGVPYDIPVIGYKVNTVNMLRLWSARAAEGFQLDVFNQGDYVRAVEEKNWAENVTKVLYPSDNTQAGRELRLIQEYFLVTCSIRDLVRRYLKNHHDWEDFPEKNAIQMNDTHPALAVAELMNVLCYEHDVPWDKAWDLTVRTLGFTNHTLLPEALEEWSEDLLRRVLPRHMEIIYRINHQFLQRVQLSRPGNDALLQKVSLIEEGERKKVRMAHLAVVGSHAVNGVSELHSRLVRERVMPEFADLKPDRFINITNGITHRRWLVQCNPELAELITSRIGDEWIYDLEQLKRLEPEIEDPDFRTRFLEIKHRNKARLAEYIHETTGVDVPPDSLFDVQIKRLHMYKRQLLNAMHIITLYRRLKHNPGMEITPRTFIFGAKAAPAYLLAKRVIKLINTLGDVINKDPEVDGRLKVVFLPDYNVSLAEKIIPAADLSEQISMAGKEASGTGNMKLALNGALTIGTWDGANIEIAEHVGEENIFIFGRREEEFEDLRRDGYNPWQYYDRNPELKGVLDSLKDNEYEPEDPDVFRELFDELTAHGDPFFYLADYRDYIETQQRVAECYRDRERWCRATLLNVARMGWFSSDRAVRQYAEKVWNLEPVEVRDVGRIST; the protein is encoded by the coding sequence GTGAGCGAGCAAGAATCGACCCGCACCACGCAGACCCCACCGGAAAAACTCAAGACGCGCACCCTTTTCCACCGCAAGTATTCACGGGGCAAGGACGGACGCACCGCCACCCCCTACGACGAGTACTGGAGCTTCGCCCACGCGGTGCGCGACCTGGTCATCGACCGCTTCGTCGCGACGCAGCAGCACTACCTGGACCGCGACGTCAAGCGCCTCTACTACTTCTCGATGGAATATCTCGTCGGCCGGCTGCTGAAGAGCAACCTGCTGGCGCTGGACATGCTCGGGCCGGGGCGCGAAGCGCTCGGACAGCTCGGTCTTAATCCCGAGGCCATGTTCGAACGCGATACCGAAGCCGGCCTGGGCAACGGGGGGCTGGGACGACTGGCGGCCTGTTACATGGATTCGCTCGCCACGCTCGAATATCCGGCTTACGGATACGGGCTGCGCTACGAACACGGGATATTCCGGCAGGAGTTCCAGGAGGGTTGGCAGCGGGAAAGACCCGACGACTGGCTGTCCACGGGCTACCCCTGGGAAATGGTGCGCCCCGAATACGTCCAGCCGGTCTGCGTCTACGGCCGGCTGGAAGACGTCAGGGACCCCCACGGCGGGACCTTTCAGGTATGGACGGACTGGCAGATGTTCGAGGGCGTGCCCTACGACATCCCCGTCATCGGCTACAAGGTGAATACGGTCAACATGCTCCGGCTCTGGAGCGCGCGTGCCGCCGAAGGCTTCCAGCTCGACGTCTTCAACCAGGGCGACTACGTCCGCGCCGTGGAGGAGAAGAACTGGGCCGAAAACGTGACCAAGGTGCTCTACCCCTCCGACAATACCCAGGCGGGGCGCGAACTGCGGCTGATCCAGGAGTACTTCCTGGTGACCTGCTCGATCCGCGACCTCGTGCGGCGCTATCTGAAGAATCATCACGACTGGGAAGACTTTCCGGAAAAGAACGCCATCCAGATGAACGACACCCATCCCGCGCTCGCGGTGGCGGAGCTGATGAATGTGCTCTGCTACGAGCACGATGTGCCGTGGGACAAGGCATGGGATCTGACGGTGCGGACCCTCGGGTTCACCAACCACACGCTGCTCCCGGAGGCACTCGAGGAATGGTCGGAAGACCTGCTCCGACGCGTCCTCCCGCGCCATATGGAAATCATCTACCGGATCAATCACCAGTTCCTCCAGCGCGTCCAGCTCTCGCGGCCGGGGAACGATGCGCTGCTGCAGAAGGTCTCGCTCATCGAGGAAGGCGAACGCAAAAAGGTCCGCATGGCCCACCTCGCCGTCGTCGGCAGCCATGCGGTCAACGGGGTCTCGGAACTCCACTCCCGGCTGGTGCGCGAACGCGTCATGCCCGAATTCGCCGATCTCAAGCCGGACCGCTTTATCAATATCACCAACGGAATCACCCACCGCCGCTGGCTCGTGCAGTGCAACCCCGAACTGGCGGAGCTGATCACCTCACGCATCGGCGATGAGTGGATCTACGATCTCGAGCAGCTGAAACGACTCGAGCCGGAAATCGAAGACCCCGACTTCCGCACACGCTTCCTCGAAATCAAGCACCGCAATAAGGCCCGGCTCGCGGAATACATCCATGAAACCACCGGGGTGGACGTGCCGCCCGACAGCCTCTTCGACGTTCAGATCAAACGCCTGCACATGTACAAACGGCAGCTGCTGAACGCCATGCACATCATCACCCTCTACCGGAGGCTGAAACACAACCCCGGAATGGAGATTACGCCGCGGACCTTTATCTTCGGCGCCAAGGCCGCGCCCGCCTATCTGCTCGCCAAACGCGTGATCAAGCTGATCAATACACTCGGAGACGTCATCAACAAAGATCCCGAGGTGGACGGGCGGCTGAAGGTCGTCTTTCTCCCCGACTACAATGTCTCGCTCGCCGAGAAAATCATCCCGGCCGCGGACCTGTCCGAGCAGATCTCCATGGCCGGCAAGGAAGCGTCCGGCACCGGCAATATGAAGCTCGCGCTGAACGGGGCCCTGACCATCGGCACCTGGGACGGCGCGAACATCGAGATCGCCGAACATGTCGGCGAAGAGAACATCTTCATCTTCGGCCGCCGCGAGGAGGAATTCGAAGACCTCCGGCGCGACGGATACAACCCCTGGCAGTACTACGACCGCAATCCTGAACTCAAAGGCGTACTCGATTCCCTGAAAGACAACGAGTACGAACCCGAGGATCCCGACGTGTTCAGAGAACTCTTTGACGAGTTGACCGCACACGGCGATCCCTTCTTCTACCTCGCGGATTACAGGGACTACATCGAGACGCAGCAGCGCGTCGCGGAATGCTACCGCGACCGCGAACGCTGGTGCCGCGCCACCCTGCTCAATGTCGCCCGGATGGGTTGGTTTTCCAGCGACCGGGCCGTCCGCCAGTATGCGGAGAAGGTGTGGAACCTCGAACCGGTCGAGGTCAGAGACGTGGGACGGATCTCGACGTAG
- a CDS encoding 6-phosphofructokinase, with the protein MTHHIGILTSGGDCPGLNAAIRGVVRAGREQHGMCFLGFRDGFRGLVQNRTMDLDPRLLSGILTDGGTILGTSRDKPHKMTIGDKTRDMTEAAVDTYRRHHLDALVCLGGGGTQKNARRLQKEGLNVISLPKTIDNDVAGTDVSFGFDTALGIATEAIDRLHSTATSHHRIIVVELMGHRAGWLALGAGIAGGADVILLPEIPYDLEKVAQAIRDRTRAGKRFSIVAVAEGAMSREQADTVENLLKKKKEADRKSDRQKYSGKLAEFHEEHLNHTVILTRELERLTQQESRLTILGHLQRGGTPSAGDRVLATRLGTACARALADERYGVMIAARGRGAEPVDLEEVAGKKKLVPPDHPWVTAARDVGTCFGD; encoded by the coding sequence ATGACCCATCACATCGGCATCCTGACCAGCGGGGGAGACTGTCCCGGACTCAACGCGGCGATACGCGGGGTCGTCCGCGCCGGTCGGGAGCAGCACGGCATGTGTTTTCTGGGATTCCGCGACGGTTTCCGCGGTCTCGTGCAGAACCGCACCATGGACCTCGACCCCCGTCTGCTTTCAGGGATCCTGACCGACGGCGGAACCATACTCGGAACGAGCCGCGACAAACCCCATAAAATGACGATCGGGGATAAGACACGCGATATGACCGAGGCCGCGGTGGACACCTACCGCCGCCATCACCTGGACGCCCTGGTCTGCCTGGGCGGGGGCGGCACCCAGAAAAACGCGCGGCGCCTGCAGAAGGAAGGACTCAACGTCATCTCGCTTCCCAAGACGATCGACAACGACGTCGCGGGTACCGATGTGTCCTTCGGGTTCGATACGGCACTGGGCATCGCCACCGAGGCCATTGACCGGCTTCACTCCACCGCCACCAGTCATCATCGGATCATCGTGGTCGAACTGATGGGTCATCGCGCGGGATGGCTGGCGCTCGGCGCCGGGATCGCCGGCGGTGCAGACGTGATCCTGCTCCCGGAGATCCCCTACGACCTCGAGAAGGTGGCGCAGGCGATCCGCGACCGCACGAGAGCGGGAAAACGCTTCAGCATTGTCGCCGTCGCCGAAGGCGCCATGTCACGCGAACAGGCGGACACGGTCGAGAACCTGCTTAAGAAGAAAAAAGAGGCCGACCGCAAATCGGACCGGCAGAAGTACTCCGGTAAGCTCGCGGAATTTCACGAGGAACACCTCAATCATACCGTGATCCTGACCCGGGAGCTGGAACGTCTGACGCAGCAGGAGAGCCGACTGACGATCCTGGGTCATCTCCAGCGCGGCGGCACGCCTTCGGCGGGAGACCGTGTGCTGGCCACACGCCTGGGTACCGCCTGCGCCCGCGCCCTGGCCGACGAACGCTACGGGGTCATGATCGCCGCACGCGGCAGGGGGGCGGAACCGGTCGATCTGGAGGAAGTGGCGGGAAAGAAAAAACTCGTGCCCCCGGACCATCCGTGGGTCACCGCCGCCCGCGACGTCGGCACCTGCTTCGGAGACTGA
- a CDS encoding DUF192 domain-containing protein yields MRVLPAIGLLCAVLAFCGCSREAGETEVLRIEGRTLRCEIADSAAERARGLMGRTDIPPGTGMLFVFDQPRRLRFWMKNCPVPIDVAFVSEDWIITDIHTMTPHDTTGDYSSSRRCLYAVETAGGWYAEQGIRAGDRFSPPRGVRFEPE; encoded by the coding sequence GTGAGGGTTCTTCCCGCAATCGGCCTGCTGTGCGCCGTGCTCGCGTTCTGCGGCTGCAGCCGCGAGGCGGGCGAAACGGAGGTGCTGCGTATCGAAGGCCGCACGCTCCGCTGCGAAATCGCTGATTCCGCGGCCGAACGCGCCCGCGGCCTGATGGGACGGACCGACATCCCGCCGGGCACGGGCATGCTCTTCGTCTTCGATCAGCCCCGCCGACTCCGCTTCTGGATGAAAAACTGTCCGGTGCCCATCGACGTGGCCTTTGTAAGCGAAGATTGGATCATCACGGATATCCACACCATGACTCCCCATGACACGACCGGCGACTACTCCTCGTCGCGCCGGTGCCTTTACGCGGTCGAGACGGCGGGGGGGTGGTACGCCGAACAGGGCATCCGCGCCGGGGACCGCTTCAGCCCGCCGCGCGGCGTACGGTTCGAACCGGAATAA
- the lgt gene encoding prolipoprotein diacylglyceryl transferase translates to MHPVFLQFGGVTIYWYGVMVALGFLASVVHWNLLGRREGRPPGFGAELAFWIMLGGILGGRLAYVFSNLHYFTAHPGEIARIDHGGLIFYGGLFGGLAASWLIAKARHESFLKLGDFIITALPLGHALGRVGCFLNGCCYGIPCRLPWAVRFPPDSHPDEVWPGQSLHPVQLYESGWNLALYGALLFVYLRGVRPGRVASLYFVFYGTGRFLFEFLRGDPRLRWQLLTVAQWTSLAVLAGGLILWWISSRKPKADAPS, encoded by the coding sequence ATGCATCCGGTATTCCTGCAATTTGGCGGCGTCACGATCTACTGGTACGGCGTCATGGTCGCGCTGGGCTTTCTCGCCTCCGTAGTCCACTGGAACCTGCTCGGACGGCGTGAGGGGCGGCCCCCGGGCTTCGGGGCGGAACTCGCCTTCTGGATCATGCTAGGCGGCATCCTGGGCGGACGGCTCGCCTATGTCTTTTCAAATCTCCATTACTTCACGGCCCATCCCGGCGAAATCGCCCGCATCGACCACGGCGGACTGATCTTCTACGGCGGCCTCTTCGGAGGCCTGGCCGCCTCCTGGCTCATCGCGAAGGCCAGGCATGAGTCGTTTCTGAAGCTCGGAGACTTCATCATTACCGCCCTGCCCCTCGGCCACGCGCTGGGACGCGTGGGCTGCTTCCTGAACGGGTGCTGCTACGGAATCCCCTGTCGGCTTCCCTGGGCCGTCCGCTTCCCTCCGGACTCCCACCCGGACGAGGTCTGGCCCGGACAGTCCCTTCATCCCGTCCAGCTGTATGAATCGGGCTGGAATCTCGCGCTGTACGGGGCCCTGCTGTTCGTCTATCTGCGCGGGGTCCGGCCGGGTCGGGTCGCGTCGCTGTATTTCGTGTTCTACGGAACGGGCCGGTTCCTCTTTGAGTTTCTGCGCGGAGACCCGCGTCTGCGCTGGCAGCTACTCACGGTTGCCCAGTGGACCAGTCTGGCCGTGCTCGCCGGAGGCCTTATTCTGTGGTGGATCAGCAGCCGAAAACCGAAAGCGGACGCGCCGTCGTAA
- a CDS encoding RluA family pseudouridine synthase gives MVDQQPKTESGRAVVSADDGGARLDAWLAGLRPDEPRAEWQRRIRGGHVFVDGKTVRASHRLKAGETVCWRAPASSTPELVPEDIPLDILYEDDDLIALNKPPGLVVHPAPGHVHGTLVHALLYRWPGIKAAGTEHRPGIVHRLDRDTSGVLVVARTLTARDALVATFKSGNADKRYLALVRGTPVPASGTLRTTLGRHPTQRKKMAVDPPRGKDAVTHYRTLDSLAHVSLVECRIETGRTHQIRVHLAHLGHPVLGDRVYGGKPPKSLPAPDRQMLHAARLALPHPRTGTRMVFEAPVPGDMEHMIRTLRSPGTE, from the coding sequence GTGGTGGATCAGCAGCCGAAAACCGAAAGCGGACGCGCCGTCGTAAGCGCGGACGACGGGGGCGCACGCCTCGACGCATGGCTCGCCGGCCTTCGACCCGACGAACCGCGCGCGGAGTGGCAGCGCCGCATCCGCGGCGGACACGTCTTTGTCGACGGGAAAACGGTGCGGGCCTCGCATCGTCTGAAAGCCGGCGAGACGGTCTGCTGGCGTGCGCCCGCGTCCTCGACTCCGGAGCTGGTCCCGGAGGATATCCCGCTGGATATTCTCTACGAGGACGACGACCTGATCGCGCTGAACAAGCCGCCCGGCCTCGTCGTGCACCCTGCGCCCGGCCACGTGCACGGGACGCTCGTCCACGCGCTCCTGTACCGCTGGCCCGGGATCAAAGCGGCCGGGACGGAACACCGCCCCGGCATCGTGCATCGTCTCGACCGCGACACGAGCGGAGTTCTCGTGGTCGCCCGCACCCTTACCGCGCGCGACGCCCTGGTCGCGACATTCAAGTCCGGGAACGCGGACAAACGCTACCTGGCCCTCGTCCGCGGCACGCCCGTGCCGGCCTCCGGCACGCTGCGCACGACCCTCGGCCGTCACCCGACGCAACGAAAAAAGATGGCCGTCGATCCGCCGCGCGGGAAAGACGCGGTCACTCACTACCGCACCCTTGACTCCCTGGCCCATGTCTCGCTGGTCGAATGCCGTATCGAAACCGGACGCACCCACCAGATCCGTGTTCACCTGGCGCATCTCGGACATCCCGTGCTCGGGGACCGCGTCTACGGAGGCAAGCCGCCGAAATCCCTGCCCGCCCCGGACCGCCAGATGCTGCACGCCGCCCGGCTGGCCCTGCCCCATCCCCGCACCGGAACGCGTATGGTGTTCGAGGCGCCCGTGCCGGGGGACATGGAGCACATGATCCGGACTCTACGCTCGCCCGGCACTGAATAG
- a CDS encoding uracil-DNA glycosylase — protein sequence MDTDHKRRMAKQIREYAAYAKDEGEPVEVKPDTMDDLEKSFEASSTSTGPAVDPGSVAPAAGAILEYDSLEAVAAAVAECEKCRLCRHRNCTVPGEGPLRPDVMFIGEGPGAEEDRQGRPFVGRAGKLLDKMIAAMGFAREEVFIGNIVKCRAHNTSTGKDRPPSPDEMDACIPYLRAQIGIIRPKVIVALGKTSVMGLLHKEVAITRFRGSWQTYEGVDLMPTFHPSYLLRSPSQKRPAWEDLQEVLRKLGRPVPNRDG from the coding sequence ATGGACACCGACCACAAGCGGCGCATGGCGAAACAGATCCGCGAATACGCGGCCTATGCAAAAGACGAAGGCGAACCCGTGGAGGTAAAGCCGGACACGATGGATGACCTGGAAAAGAGCTTCGAAGCGTCCTCTACGTCGACCGGCCCGGCGGTGGACCCCGGAAGCGTCGCGCCTGCGGCCGGGGCGATCCTCGAGTACGACAGCCTCGAAGCCGTCGCCGCCGCGGTGGCGGAATGCGAAAAGTGCCGCCTCTGCCGCCACAGAAATTGCACCGTTCCGGGCGAGGGACCGCTGAGGCCCGACGTGATGTTCATCGGGGAGGGACCCGGCGCCGAGGAGGACCGGCAGGGGCGTCCCTTTGTAGGCCGCGCCGGCAAGCTGCTCGACAAGATGATCGCCGCGATGGGATTCGCACGCGAAGAAGTCTTTATCGGCAACATCGTGAAATGCCGCGCCCACAACACGTCCACCGGAAAGGACCGTCCTCCTTCGCCGGACGAGATGGATGCGTGCATCCCCTACCTGCGCGCCCAGATCGGGATTATCCGGCCGAAGGTGATCGTCGCCCTCGGAAAGACCTCCGTGATGGGTCTGCTGCACAAGGAAGTCGCCATCACGCGCTTCCGCGGCTCGTGGCAGACCTACGAGGGCGTCGACCTCATGCCGACCTTTCACCCCTCTTATCTGCTGCGCTCACCCTCGCAGAAACGCCCCGCCTGGGAGGACCTTCAGGAAGTCCTGCGGAAGCTCGGGCGGCCTGTGCCGAACCGGGATGGCTGA
- a CDS encoding ATP synthase subunit K (produces ATP from ADP in the presence of a proton gradient across the membrane; the K subunit is a nonenzymatic component which binds the dimeric form by interacting with the G and E subunits): MDLEMAAALGKAGAAAALSMAAIGSALGTGTAGMAAIGAWKKCYLQNRAAPFILLVFIGAPLSQTIYGLILMNGISGMCETALEAGEMMNWPAMLAAGFVGGFAMAMSAWFQGKAGAAGSDALGETGQGFGNILMTLGVVETVALFVMVFVQGAIG; the protein is encoded by the coding sequence ATGGATCTGGAAATGGCAGCGGCACTGGGCAAGGCCGGCGCAGCGGCGGCCTTGAGTATGGCGGCGATCGGTTCGGCGCTCGGAACGGGAACGGCGGGCATGGCGGCGATCGGCGCGTGGAAGAAATGTTACCTGCAGAACCGGGCGGCGCCGTTTATCCTGCTGGTCTTTATCGGCGCACCGCTCTCGCAGACGATCTACGGGCTGATCCTGATGAACGGGATCAGCGGTATGTGCGAGACCGCGCTCGAGGCCGGCGAGATGATGAACTGGCCGGCTATGCTCGCCGCGGGATTCGTCGGCGGCTTCGCCATGGCGATGTCCGCCTGGTTCCAGGGCAAGGCGGGCGCCGCGGGTTCCGACGCACTCGGCGAGACCGGCCAGGGCTTCGGGAACATCCTCATGACGCTCGGCGTCGTCGAAACGGTCGCGCTGTTCGTCATGGTGTTCGTGCAGGGCGCGATTGGATGA